The genome window GGTATCGCCAGGTCGTGCTGCGCATCAACGCGCTTGAACCGGAATACGAACGCCTTTCGGACGAACAGATCGGCGAGAAGACGGCGCAGCTGCGCGAACGCGTCCAAACCGAATACAAGCCGAAATACGAAGCAGCGGCGCCGAGTTGGGACCAGTTGAACGATCAGCAAAAGCGCGACGAAGATCGGCGGATATTCGACCCGATTCTTGATGCCGTTCTGCCCGAGGCATTCGCTCTGGTGCGGGAAGCTTCGAAGCGCACACTCGGTTTGCGGCACTACGACGTGCAGATGATTGGCGGAATGGTGCTTCACGATGGACGCATCGCCGAGATGCGGACCGGCGAGGGCAAAACCCTCGTTGCCACGTGCCCGATCTTTCTGAACGCGCTGCTCGGCAAGGGCGCGCACCTGGTGACCGTAAACGATTACCTGTCCAAGCGAGACGCAATCTGGAATGGCCCGATTTACCACCTGTTAGGCATGACGCTCGGTATCATCCAGGGTCAGTCGCCGGAAACCGGAGACGAGGGCGGCTCGTACATCTACGATCCGGAATACGAACTTGACGATCCACGGCATGCCTACGCGCGGCCATGCGAGCGTCACGAAGCGTACATGTGCGACATCACGTACGGCACCAACAACGAGTTTGGCTTTGACTATCTGCGCGACAACATGGAGTTCAGCGCCGAAGGGCTCCGGCAGCGCGAACGGCAGTTCGCCATTGTGGACGAGGTCGACTCGATCCTTATTGACGAGGCGCGCACGCCGCTGATCATCTCGGGCATGGTCGAGCAGTCGTCCGATATGTACCGCAAGATCGACGATATCGTTGCGCGGATGAAGCGTGGAGTCGACGACCCAAAAGGTGACAAGGATAATCCCGACGCGGATAAGCACAATCCCAATGTGCACTATATCGTGGATGAAAAGCAGAAAACCTCCACGATAACCGACGCCGGCGTCGCCTTTGTGGAGAAGGCGCTGAATACCGCCAACCTGGCTGACGATCGGGAGCTGATGCACTATCTCACGCCGGCGCTGAAGGCGCATGGCGTGTCGCGCAGAGACGTGGACTACGTGGTCAAGGACGTCGGCAAGGGGATGGAGATCATCATCGTTGATGAGAACACCGGCCGCCTGATGTACGGGCGCCGGTACAACGATGGCCTTCATCAGGCGCTTGAGGCAAAAGAGCACGTCGAGATCAAGCATGAAAGCCAGACTCTAGCTACAATTACGTTTCAGAACTACTTCCGGCTTTATACCAAACTGGCCGGTATGACCGGCACGGCCAAAACCGAAGAGGACGAATTCCGCAAGATCTATGCGCTGGATGTTGTGGAGGTGCCCACCAACAAACCGGTGGTGCGTAAGGATCATGCCGACGTTGTTTACAAGCTGGAAGAGCATAAGTTCCGCGGCATCGCCGCGGAAGTGCTGCGTCTGTATTGCAAGCAGCAGCCGGTTCTGGTGGGAACGCGCTCCATCGAGATGAGTGAGCGCGTCAGTGCGCTGATTCAGCCGGCGCCCCTCTCTACGCTGTGCCTGTTGGAGTTGCTGCGCGTGGTATTTGAGGAGACCAAATCCGTATCGGGCGAGCAGCGCAAGGCCTACACGGCGCAGATCAACAAGCCGCTGAGCACCCTCAGTGTGGTCGGGCTTAAGCCGCTGTGCCGGGAACTGCGCGTGGAGCCGGACCCGTTGGCGCCGCTAAACATGAACCGCATCGCCGAAATCTTCGAAGTGGCCGATTCGGGGCTGGAGTATCTGGAGGAGGCCTTAACCCACGGCATACCCCACAACATCCTGAATGCGAAGTTTCACGAGCAGGAGGCCGTCGTAATCGCCGAGGCCGGACGCAAGGGTGGGGTGACCATTGCCACGAATATGGCGGGTCGCGGCGTCGACATTCTTCTTGGTGGAATGCGCACCGACGTGGATATCACCAATGTGGATGGCAGCGCCGGCTCGTTGAAAGCTGCCGAGAAGACGGCCGAAGCGTCGGACGTCAACGTGGATGCTGACGAACAAGGCGGCGAGGATGGCGAGGCAGCGGAGAACACGAACTTCCGGCGCGGCGGTCGCCCTCGCGTTCTGGAAGCCGTAATCTCCGGCGCGCTCAGCGACGAGGAGCACAAACGCCTGGCCGACGAGGTATGCAAGCTTGGCGGTCTCTTCATTCTTGGCACGGAGCGGCACGAAAGCCGGCGAATCGATAACCAGCTGCGAGGTCGATCCGGGCGCCAGGGAGACCCGGGCGAAAGTCGCTTCTTCGTCTCCATGGAGGACGAACTCTGGCGCCTGTTTGGCGACAAGGTGAACAACCCGCTGCTGCGAACGTGGGAAGACCACCTCTCGATGAACGTCCGGCTGCTCTCCCGGATGATTGAGCGCGCCCAGAAGAAGGTGGAAGAGCACTACTTTGAGGCGCGCAAATACACGCTGGATTACGACGATGTCATGAACCGCCAGCGTGAAGTTATCTACAAGGAGCGCCGGCGCATCCTGCTTGGCGAGGACCTCAAGGAGACGGTGCTGCACTACATCCGCGAGACCATCGTGGATGCCGTCGCGCTCTATGCTCCGGCCGACGCCGCGCCGCACGAATGGGAGCTCGATCACCTGTATCGCGAGCTGGACGAATACTTCATGCTCGCACCGGCAGTCACTCTGCAATCCTTCGATG of Armatimonadota bacterium contains these proteins:
- a CDS encoding preprotein translocase subunit SecA, which codes for MTAIPSLINRFFDSTARDIARYRQVVLRINALEPEYERLSDEQIGEKTAQLRERVQTEYKPKYEAAAPSWDQLNDQQKRDEDRRIFDPILDAVLPEAFALVREASKRTLGLRHYDVQMIGGMVLHDGRIAEMRTGEGKTLVATCPIFLNALLGKGAHLVTVNDYLSKRDAIWNGPIYHLLGMTLGIIQGQSPETGDEGGSYIYDPEYELDDPRHAYARPCERHEAYMCDITYGTNNEFGFDYLRDNMEFSAEGLRQRERQFAIVDEVDSILIDEARTPLIISGMVEQSSDMYRKIDDIVARMKRGVDDPKGDKDNPDADKHNPNVHYIVDEKQKTSTITDAGVAFVEKALNTANLADDRELMHYLTPALKAHGVSRRDVDYVVKDVGKGMEIIIVDENTGRLMYGRRYNDGLHQALEAKEHVEIKHESQTLATITFQNYFRLYTKLAGMTGTAKTEEDEFRKIYALDVVEVPTNKPVVRKDHADVVYKLEEHKFRGIAAEVLRLYCKQQPVLVGTRSIEMSERVSALIQPAPLSTLCLLELLRVVFEETKSVSGEQRKAYTAQINKPLSTLSVVGLKPLCRELRVEPDPLAPLNMNRIAEIFEVADSGLEYLEEALTHGIPHNILNAKFHEQEAVVIAEAGRKGGVTIATNMAGRGVDILLGGMRTDVDITNVDGSAGSLKAAEKTAEASDVNVDADEQGGEDGEAAENTNFRRGGRPRVLEAVISGALSDEEHKRLADEVCKLGGLFILGTERHESRRIDNQLRGRSGRQGDPGESRFFVSMEDELWRLFGDKVNNPLLRTWEDHLSMNVRLLSRMIERAQKKVEEHYFEARKYTLDYDDVMNRQREVIYKERRRILLGEDLKETVLHYIRETIVDAVALYAPADAAPHEWELDHLYRELDEYFMLAPAVTLQSFDGKTRDQIEDFLQEHVLAAYESRDAEFQAIQPGAMRDLERWMALRAINASWMEHLANMDYLREGIQLRGYEQKDPLLIYQKEAFDEFERMQAAIQDDIVRQVFRVQIVAEPPQGAQPPPLGQIPDSLRSYNQTDDFDAIRDIEMSGGGLSRPEAVRKDGAPADWKGGRNDPCWCGSGLKYKKCHGK